A single region of the Lotus japonicus ecotype B-129 chromosome 4, LjGifu_v1.2 genome encodes:
- the LOC130715407 gene encoding F-box/FBD/LRR-repeat protein At4g26340-like: MEDRVTNLPDELLCHILSFLPTKEAIATTILSKRWTNLWRSVSTLDFNDSTYGGDKHSRFIQSVYAVLLSRNLNQPIKKFRLRCSIRPSLLDSDYASFWVDAVLQRRAEHIDISLPFVSPIRVHSNLCFFNCRTLVVLKLKGIGLNLKHFSSVVELPLVKVLHMQTVLLPDCGSFADILTGCPVLEDLKARNLYFTKYDNEREFNILPKLVGAEISWEPLDIFMVKLVNNVNFLRIRDIDFRLLPYGGEDIDMFHNLTRVELVYTGHTHDWLDVVEFLKYCPKLQVLVIKQPQVDGYYTVGELRGNDWQYPSSVPKCILFHLKECYLNNYRGTKGEFKFARYIMRNGRFLKKMTICKCTAVKQLGKPNDIKKLFSCSARSATCKLYFKI; this comes from the exons ATGGAAGACAGGGTCACCAACTTACCAGACGAACTCCTCTGCCACATTCTCTCTTTCCTCCCAACCAAAGAAGCCATAGCCACAACCATTCTCTCCAAACGATGGACCAATCTATGGCGTTCAGTCTCCACTCTCGACTTCAACGATTCCACCTATGGCGGAGACAAACATTCCCGCTTCATCCAATCAGTCTACGCAGTTCTCCTCTCCCGAAATCTCAACCAACCCATCAAGAAATTCCGACTTCGCTGTTCCATTCGACCCTCCTTGCTCGACTCTGACTATGCCAGCTTCTGGGTCGACGCGGTTTTGCAACGTCGAGCTGAGCACATTGATATCTCACTCCCTTTTGTCTCACCCATTAGAGTTCACTCCAACTTGTGTTTCTTCAATTGTAGAACTCTTGTGGTTCTCAAGTTGAAGGGGATAGGGTTGAATTTGAAGCATTTTTCCTCTGTTGTTGAACTGCCTTTGGTTAAAGTTCTTCATATGCAAACTGTGCTTCTTCCAGATTGTGGAAGTTTCGCCGACATTCTTACCGGATGTCCGGTTCTTGAGGATTTGAAAGCAAGGAATTTATATTTTACAAAATATGACAATGAGAGGGAGTTTAATATTTTACCTAAGTTGGTCGGAGCAGAAATTTCATGGGAACCTTTGGATATTTTTATGGTGAAATTGGTTAACAATGTCAATTTTTTGCGAATACGTGAT ATTGATTTTAGACTCCTTCCTTATGGTGGTGAAGATATAGATATGTTTCACAATTTAACCCGTGTTGAACTTGTCTATACCGGTCATACTCATGATTGGCTTGATGTGGTGGAATTTCTCAAGTATTGCCCCAAGCTTCAAGTTCTTGTCATTAAACAG CCACAGGTTGATGGCTACTACACTGTTGGTGAACTCAGAGGAAACGATTGGCAATACCCATCATCTGTTCCTAAATGCATTCTATTTCACCTTAAAGAATGCTATCTAAATAATTATAGAGGCACAAAAGGTGAGTTTAAGTTTGCAAGATATATTATGCGGAATGGAAGATTTTTAAAGAAGATGACAATATGCAAGTGCACTGCTGTGAAGCAACTAGGAAAGCCTAacgatattaaaaaattattctcaTGCTCGGCGCGCTCTGCAACTTGTAAACTttactttaaaatttaa
- the LOC130714868 gene encoding transcription factor HEC1-like, which yields MDVDIVKTPSNDDMMAMMMQMEKFPEFSEPFYTNELLPGNGSTTTIFNTLIDPPPPSNNVNNLFTNHIQQQHMTPPPPPPLQQQFNEVVPFRSSASNASFPYPAEKRNSMAAMREMIFRIAVMQPVHIDPETIKPPKRRNVKISKDPQSVAARHRRERISERIRILQRLVPGGTKMDTASMLDEAIHYVKFLKKQVQTLEQAGATRHVGGGGGGGSVGFPLMSNSSVNYSALLMKGCQPFQMMGSSSKQLLS from the coding sequence ATGGATGTGGACATAGTGAAAACCCCTTCAAATGACGACATGATGGCAATGATGATGCAAATGGAAAAGTTCCCTGAATTCTCTGAACCTTTTTATACCAACGAGTTATTACCCGGTAATGGAAGCACCACCACCATTTTCAACACTTTGATTGACCCTCCACCACCTTCCAACAATGTCAACAACCTCTTCACCAACCATATCCAACAACAACACatgacaccaccaccaccgccgccacttCAACAACAATTCAACGAGGTTGTTCCATTCAGGAGTAGTGCTTCAAACGCTTCATTTCCTTACCCAGCTGAGAAAAGAAACTCCATGGCTGCCATGAGGGAAATGATCTTCCGGATCGCGGTGATGCAACCGGTTCACATCGACCCGGAAACTATCAAGCCACCAAAGCGGAGGAACGTGAAGATCTCCAAAGATCCTCAGAGCGTGGCCGCGAGGCACAGGAGGGAGAGGATAAGCGAGAGGATAAGGATCCTCCAGAGATTAGTCCCGGGTGGAACCAAAATGGACACGGCTTCAATGCTTGATGAAGCCATTCACTATGTGAAGTTCTTGAAGAAACAGGTGCAGACGCTCGAACAAGCTGGGGCTACTAGACATGTTggaggtggcggtggcggtggcagtGTTGGGTTCCCACTTATGTCGAATTCCAGTGTGAATTATTCAGCTTTGTTGATGAAGGGTTGCCAACCTTTTCAAATGATGGGTTCTAGTTCTAAGCAATTGCTTAGCTGA